A section of the Festucalex cinctus isolate MCC-2025b chromosome 7, RoL_Fcin_1.0, whole genome shotgun sequence genome encodes:
- the kif13a gene encoding kinesin-like protein KIF13A isoform X2 codes for MSDTKVKVAVRVRPMNRREIELNTKCVVDMEDNQTVLHAPPSNAKGDNSRKQSKVFAFDHCFWSMDESNVPKYAGQEVVFKCLGEGILENAFQGYNACIFAYGQTGSGKSFSMMGNGEHPGLIPRLCCSLFERVHQETNDGHTFKVEVSYMEIYNEKVRDLLDPKGSRQSLKVREHKVLGPYVDGLSQLAVTNFEDIEVLMSEGNKSRTVAATNMNEESSRSHAVFSIIVTQTLYDLQSGNSGEKVSKMSLVDLAGSERVSKTGAAGERLKEGSNINKSLTTLGCVISALADQSAGKGKGKFVPYRDSVLTWLLKDNLGGNSKTAMIATVSPAADNYEETLSTLRYADRAKRIVNHAVVNEDPNARIIRELREEVEKLKVQLSQAESLKAPELKEKLHESEKLIMEMTVTWEEKLRKTEEIATERQKQLESMGISLETSGIKVGEDKCFLVNLNADPALNELLVYYLKERTHVGADTSQDIQLFGIGIQPLHCVLELCPDGDVTLMPIGNARTCVNGTMIDSLVHLWHGDRILWGNNHFFRINLPKRKRRDRLKELERASPRASFVEMDVETASEASSEQDYSYEFAQMEVIMKTLGNNDPMQNVVQVLEKQYLEEKRTALEEQRIMYERELESLRQQLSPEKTQQHHRSNSDRLTFQMHTAHSKMQLWTEERDELFRHSLSRLREQVLKANTLVREANFLAEEMSKLTDYQVTLQIPAANLSANRKRGAIVSEPAIQVRRKGRGTQVWTIEKLENKLVDMRDHYRDWREGSEEVYSKANGKHCDPFYDAQENHNLIGVANIFLECLFHDVKLQYAVPIISQQGELAGRLHVELMRVSGAVPERLCGGDDSSENSSESSCYEVLDTNGEIVHMAKRLIIRVRIREATGLPLNLSNFVFCQYTFWEHGEPTVAPPMVSPDRPSPRSPDAQFNVQFDHCKDYVIHVTDDFLEFISDGALAIEVWGHCCAGNGRSPWELDVLEAKTQTLRDRWSEVSRRIELWVSIQELNEQGEYAAVEVQPGKDISTGGVFQLRQGHSRRLHVSVRPVQNSGTLPLLVEAMLSVSIGCVTLRSIKLQRPLDTYQREVQDDMDSYQEEDLSCVRERWSEALIKRREYLDEQIKKIINKHEKSEEDVEREARLVEQWVGLTEERNAVLVPAPGSGIPGAPADWSPPAGMEAHIPVLFLDLNADNLTVNEQLTHAAGVNSIVPKEHGSQFFYLPIIKHSEEEVSAVCSWDSSIHDSVHLNRVTSPHERIYLILKTTVQLSHPASMELVLRKRVAVNIYNKQSFTQSLKRRMSLKNTLYSCGVTYEIVSNIPKASEEPEERETLALMAARADSEETQDGETYIEKYTRGVLQVENILSLERLRQAVTVKEALTTKGRHLRRSLSTPNVQHSSCSKTDLTGCEDEDRKICEDHCDYVDSCNLQDGSLCSTPVKSKEGPESPTFFNSSPFKLLSPQPSKFLKSLLPVKEENKEKKVLEARPLLGQESMRSCVDSPALLPPPCPWRRPRAGSEGHCKPFTPTCRPLSRTLPRAAVSATHAAPIGSKRHMITESDEEEPTVDVTLNLDRGLQNDGAGFRSYIPEDFANFDIYNATLESRADPKERKEVSRSPTASSCTSGYFSHSASNATLSDFPFSSSESSDHLSCTPRESHDVVGCHAGRGYAQTKSVPAGSDDQQRTFPLPQNCKLSCSQEFTDFKGADDTIAEEDLGDFTEKWERDEGEMAPTLKTTTTETCDSSDVASMTNNSDKASAALHKHPVSSNTVISSVITSASPSAVTKVPPLRGGDPPIREPAQGDVPRGSPCPSPDPSSTEPSGDSSGDESAPVAQLPDWMAPGEMVWVGKRRGTVHYVGGVEFAKGIWVGVKLDLAVGKHNGTVQGRVYFRCPPGHGVFVKPSRLTRGPPSMDTQPTTLLR; via the exons ACTTGATCCCAAAGG GAGCCGACAGTCTCTGAAGGTTCGTGAACACAAAGTCCTGGGTCCATACGTGGATGGTTTGTCTCAGCTGGCCGTGACCAACTTTGAG GACATTGAGGTGCTCATGTCGGAGGGGAACAAATCTCGCACAGTGGCAGCCACCAATATGAACGAGGAGAGCAGCCGATCTCACGCCGTCTTCAGTATTATTGTCACACAAACGCTCTATGATCTACAATCTGGG AATTCTGGGGAGAAGGTGAGCAAGATGAGTCTAGTTGACCTGGCAGGAAGTGAACGTGTGTCCAAGACGGGAGCTGCTGGGGAGCGACTAAAAGAAGGAAGCAACATAAACAA GTCCCTGACCACGTTGGGTTGTGTGATTTCTGCACTGGCTGATCAGTCTGCAGGAAAGGGGAAGGGCAAATTTGTGCCTTACAGAGACTCAGTCCTCACCTGGCTGCTCAAG GACAACCTTGGTGGTAACAGCAAGACGGCTATGATAGCCACAGTGAGCCCAGCGGCGGACAACTATGAAGAAACTCTTTCCACTCTGCGTTACGCCGATCGAGCCAAGAGGATCGTCAACCACGCCGTCGTCAACGAAGACCCCAACGCGCGCATCATCCGAGAGCTCCGAGAGGAGGTGGAGAAGCTTAAAGTTCAGCTGTCTCAGGCTGAG TCTTTGAAAGCTCCTGAGCTGAAGGAGAAGCTGCATGAGTCAGAGAAACTCATCATGGAGATGACTGTCACTTGGGAGGAAAAGCTAAGGAAGACTGAGGAGATCGCCACG GAACGCCAAAAGCAACTGGAGAGCATGGGAATCTCTCTTGAAACATCTGGCATTAAAGTGGGCGAAGACAAGTGTTTCCTGGTCAATCTGAATGCGGATCCTGCCTTAAATGAGCTGCTCGTTTACTATCTAAAG GAGCGCACCCATGTCGGCGCTGACACTTCTCAGGACATCCAGCTGTTTGGGATCGGCATCCAGCCGCTGCACTGCGTACTGGAACTGTGCCCGGATGGTGATGTCACCTTGATGCCCATAGGGAACGCCCG GACCTGTGTAAATGGGACAATGATTGATTCTTTGGTTCATCTCTGGCATGGGGATCGTATCTTATGGGGCAACAACCACTTTTTTAG GATCAATTTGCCAAAACGAAAGCGGCGGGACCGTTTGAAGGAGCTGGAGAGGGCCTCTCCTCGGGCCAGCTTTGTGGAGATGGATGTGGAGACGGCCAGTGAGGCATCTTCTGAGCAGGACTACAGTTATGAGTTTGCCCAAATGGAGGTCATCATGAAGACGCTGGGAAACAATG ACCCCATGCAGAATGTGGTCCAGGTCCTGGAAAAGCAGTACCTGGAAGAGAAGCGCACGGCTCTGGAGGAGCAGAGGATAATGTACGAGCGGGAGCTGGAATCGCTTCGGCAACAACTTTCTCCCGAGAAAACGCAACAGCACCACCGCAGCAACAGTGACCGCCTCACGTTCCAGATGCACACAGCGCACAGCAAGATGCAACTGTGGACGGAGGAACG gGATGAACTTTTCCGACACAGTCTTTCTCGCCTGAGGGAACAGGTTCTGAAAGCCAACACCCTGGTGCGAGAGGCCAACTTTTTGGCAGAGGAGATGAGCAAGCTGACCGACTATCAGGTCACTCTTCAGATTCCTGCAGCCAACCTTAGCGCCAACCGCAAG CGTGGAGCAATCGTGAGTGAGCCAGCCATCCAGGTGCGCAGGAAGGGGAGGGGGACTCAGGTGTGGACCATTGAGAAGCTGGAGAACAAGCTGGTGGACATGAGAGACCACTACAGGGACTGGAGGGAAGGCTCAGAGGAAGTG TACAGCAAGGCAAATGGTAAACATTGTGACCCATTTTACGACGCACAAGAGAACCACAACCTAATAGGAGTGGCTAACATTTTTCTGGAGTGCCTCTTCCATGATGTCAAACTGCAATATGCTGTTCCCATCATCAGCCAACAGGGGGAG TTAGCAGGCAGGCTCCATGTGGAGCTGATGCGGGTCAGCGGTGCCGTGCCCGAGCGCCTTTGCGGTGGAGACGATTCCTCCGAAAATTCCAGTGAGAGTAGCTGCTACGAAGTCTTGGACACCAATGGAGAAATTGTTCACATGGCCAAGAGGCTCATTATCAGG GTTCGCATCAGGGAAGCGACAGGGCTGCCCCTCAACTTGTCCAACTTCGTCTTCTGTCAGTACACCTTTTGGGAACACGGAGAACCCACAGTGGCGCCCCCAATGGTGAGCCCGGACAGACCTTCCCCTCGGAGCCCAGATGCACAGTTCAATGTCCAGTTTGATCACTGCAAG gactaTGTTATACATGTGACAGATGACTTTCTGGAGTTCATATCAGACGGAGCGTTGGCAATAGAGGTATGGGGTCATTGCTGTGCTGGGAATGGACGTTCTCCGTGGGAATTAGACGTGCTGGAAGCAAAGACTCAAACGCTCCGAGACAG GTGGAGCGAAGTGTCTCGCAGGATCGAGCTGTGGGTCTCCATCCAGGAGCTCAACGAACAGGGAGAGTACGCCGCTGTGGAGGTGCAGCCTGGAAAAGACATCAGCACGGGAGGAGTCTTCCAACTGCGGCAG GGCCACTCGAGGAGGCTGCACGTCAGCGTGAGGCCGGTCCAAAACTCAGGCACGCTGCCTCTGCTGGTGGAGGCCATGTTGTCTGTCTCGATCGGCTGCGTGACGCTACGCTCCATCAAATTGCAGAGACCCCTCGACACATACCAG AGAGAGGTGCAAGACGATATGGATAGTTATCAG GAGGAAGATCTCAGCTGCGTAAGAGAGCGATGGTCTGAGGCCTTAATCAAACGACGGGAGTACCTCGATGAACAAATCAAGAAGATCATAAACAAACACG AGAAGTCAGAGGAAGACGTCGAGCGTGAAGCCCGCCTGGTGGAACAATGGGTCGGCCTGACCGAGGAGAGAAACGCTGTGCTCGTACCCGCACCTGGAAGTGGCATTCCTGGAGCGCCCGCTGATTG GAGCCCACCTGCTGGAATGGAAGCTCATATCCCAGTCCTCTTCCTTGATTTGAATG CTGATAATCTGACAGTGAATGAGCAGCTGACACATGCTGCAGGCGTTAACTCTATCGTACCCAAGGAGCATGGAAGCCAGTTCTTTTATCTCCCCATTATCAAGCACAGCGAAGAAGAG GTGTCAGCAGTGTGCTCCTGGGACTCATCCATCCACGATTCCGTGCACCTGAATCGGGTCACGTCTCCTCACGAGCGCATCTACCTGATCCTCAAAACCACCGTGCAGCTCAGCCACCCGGCCTCAATGGAGCTGGTGCTTCGCAAGAGGGTCGCCGTCAACATCTACAACAAGCAG AGTTTCACACAGAGTCTCAAAAGGAGAATGTCCCTTAAGAACACGCTTTACTCCTGCGGTGTGACCTATGAGATTGTTTCCAACATACCAAAG gcCTCAGAGGAGCcagaagagagagagactttGGCCCTCATGGCTGCTCGTGCAGACAGCGAGGAGACACAGGATGGAGAAACCTACATTGAGAAATACACCCGGGGAGTTTTGCAAGTGGAGAATATACTCAGCTTGGAGAGGCTGCGGCAG GCTGTGACAGTGAAAGAGGCACTCACTACTAAAGGAAGACATCTCAGAAGAAGCCTCAGCACACCAAATGTACAGCAT TCTTCCTGCAGTAAAACAGACCTGACTGGCTGTGAGGATGAAGACCGCAAAATATGTGAG GACCACTGTGATTATGTTGACAGCTGCAATCTTCAGGATGGCTCTCTCTGCAGCACACCAGTCAAAAGCAAGGAAGGGCCAG AGAGTCCTACATTCTTCAACTCCAGTCCCTTCAAGCTTCTGTCCCCTCAGCCGTCCAAGTTCCTCAAGTCCTTGTTACCTGTCAAGGAGGAGAACAAGGAGAAGAAAGTCCTGGAGGCCCGCCCACTGTTAGGACAAGAG AGCATGCGCTCATGTGTGGACAGCCCTGCACTGCTCCCCCCTCCCTGCCCCTGGCGCAGACCCAGGGCAGGCAGCGAGGGCCACTGCAAGCCTTTCACCCCCACCTGCAGACCGCTCAGCCGCACACTGCCGCGCGCTGCTGTAAGTGCGACACACGCTGCTCCCATTGGAAGTAAACGTCACATGATCACG GAATCGGATGAGGAGGAGCCTACAGTGGATGTGACTCTCAATCTGGACCGAGGCCTTCAAAACGACGGCGCCGGCTTCCGTTCATACATCCCAGAGGACTTTGCCAACTTTGACATCTACAACGCCACCCTGGAGAGTCGCGCTGACCCGAAGGAGCGGAAGGAGGTGTCTCGTAGCCCCACCGCCAGCAGCTGCACCAGCGGTTACTTTTCCCACAGCGCCTCCAACGCCACGCTGTCCGACTTCCCTTTCAGTTCCAGCGAGAGCTCCGATCATCTCAGCTGCACCCCCAGAGAGTCCCACGACGTCGTCGGATGTCACGCCGGGAGGGGCTACGCGCAAACGAAAAGCGTTCCCGCCGGAAGCGATGACCAGCAGAGAACTTTTCCTCTGCCTCAAAACTGCAAGCTCAGCTGCAGTCAGGAGTTCACTGACTTTAAAGGGGCGGATGATACGATTGCAGAAGAGGATTTGGGCGATTTTACAGAAAAATGGGAGCGAGACGAGGGTGAGATGGCCCCAACACTCAAGACGACTACGACGGAAACGTGCGACTCTTCTGATGTCGCTAGTATGACGAACAATTCTGACAAAGCTTCGGCCGCTTTACATAAACATCCTGTTTCAAGTAACACTGTAATTTCCTCCGTTATCACCTCTGCGTCGCCGTCCGCTGTTACCAAAGTCCCGCCCCTCAGAGGAGGAGACCCCCCGATCCGCGAGCCGGCGCAGGGAGACGTGCCCCGCGGGAGCCCCTGTCCCAGCCCCGACCCCAGCAGCACGGAGCCCTCGGGCGACTCCAGCGGGGATGAGAGCGCCCCCGTCGCCCAGCTCCCCGACTGGATGGCGCCCGGGGAGATGGTGTGGGTGGGGAAGAGACGAGGAACCGTCCACTACGTCGGAGGGGTGGAGTTTGCCAAGGGAATCTGGGTTGGGGTCAAACTGGACCTGGCAGTGG GTAAGCACAACGGTACAGTCCAGGGTCGAGTATACTTCCGATGTCCGCCAGGCCACGGCGTGTTCGTGAAACCGTCTCGTCTGACCAGAGGCCCGCCTTCCATGGACACACAACCAACCACCCTCCTCAGATAA
- the kif13a gene encoding kinesin-like protein KIF13A isoform X5, translating into MSDTKVKVAVRVRPMNRREIELNTKCVVDMEDNQTVLHAPPSNAKGDNSRKQSKVFAFDHCFWSMDESNVPKYAGQEVVFKCLGEGILENAFQGYNACIFAYGQTGSGKSFSMMGNGEHPGLIPRLCCSLFERVHQETNDGHTFKVEVSYMEIYNEKVRDLLDPKGSRQSLKVREHKVLGPYVDGLSQLAVTNFEDIEVLMSEGNKSRTVAATNMNEESSRSHAVFSIIVTQTLYDLQSGNSGEKVSKMSLVDLAGSERVSKTGAAGERLKEGSNINKSLTTLGCVISALADQSAGKGKGKFVPYRDSVLTWLLKDNLGGNSKTAMIATVSPAADNYEETLSTLRYADRAKRIVNHAVVNEDPNARIIRELREEVEKLKVQLSQAESLKAPELKEKLHESEKLIMEMTVTWEEKLRKTEEIATERQKQLESMGISLETSGIKVGEDKCFLVNLNADPALNELLVYYLKERTHVGADTSQDIQLFGIGIQPLHCVLELCPDGDVTLMPIGNARTCVNGTMIDSLVHLWHGDRILWGNNHFFRINLPKRKRRDRLKELERASPRASFVEMDVETASEASSEQDYSYEFAQMEVIMKTLGNNDPMQNVVQVLEKQYLEEKRTALEEQRIMYERELESLRQQLSPEKTQQHHRSNSDRLTFQMHTAHSKMQLWTEERDELFRHSLSRLREQVLKANTLVREANFLAEEMSKLTDYQVTLQIPAANLSANRKRGAIVSEPAIQVRRKGRGTQVWTIEKLENKLVDMRDHYRDWREGSEEVYSKANGKHCDPFYDAQENHNLIGVANIFLECLFHDVKLQYAVPIISQQGELAGRLHVELMRVSGAVPERLCGGDDSSENSSESSCYEVLDTNGEIVHMAKRLIIRVRIREATGLPLNLSNFVFCQYTFWEHGEPTVAPPMVSPDRPSPRSPDAQFNVQFDHCKDYVIHVTDDFLEFISDGALAIEVWGHCCAGNGRSPWELDVLEAKTQTLRDRWSEVSRRIELWVSIQELNEQGEYAAVEVQPGKDISTGGVFQLRQGHSRRLHVSVRPVQNSGTLPLLVEAMLSVSIGCVTLRSIKLQRPLDTYQREVQDDMDSYQEEDLSCVRERWSEALIKRREYLDEQIKKIINKHEKSEEDVEREARLVEQWVGLTEERNAVLVPAPGSGIPGAPADWSPPAGMEAHIPVLFLDLNADNLTVNEQLTHAAGVNSIVPKEHGSQFFYLPIIKHSEEEVSAVCSWDSSIHDSVHLNRVTSPHERIYLILKTTVQLSHPASMELVLRKRVAVNIYNKQSFTQSLKRRMSLKNTLYSCGVTYEIVSNIPKASEEPEERETLALMAARADSEETQDGETYIEKYTRGVLQVENILSLERLRQAVTVKEALTTKGRHLRRSLSTPNVQHSSCSKTDLTGCEDEDRKICEDHCDYVDSCNLQDGSLCSTPVKSKEGPESPTFFNSSPFKLLSPQPSKFLKSLLPVKEENKEKKVLEARPLLGQESMRSCVDSPALLPPPCPWRRPRAGSEGHCKPFTPTCRPLSRTLPRAAQESDEEEPTVDVTLNLDRGLQNDGAGFRSYIPEDFANFDIYNATLESRADPKERKEVSRSPTASSCTSGYFSHSASNATLSDFPFSSSESSDHLSCTPRESHDVVGCHAGRGYAQTKSVPAGSDDQQRTFPLPQNCKLSCSQEFTDFKGADDTIAEEDLGDFTEKWERDEGEMAPTLKTTTTETCDSSDVASMTNNSDKASAALHKHPVSSNTVISSVITSASPSAVTKVPPLRGGDPPIREPAQGDVPRGSPCPSPDPSSTEPSGDSSGDESAPVAQLPDWMAPGEMVWVGKRRGTVHYVGGVEFAKGIWVGVKLDLAVGKHNGTVQGRVYFRCPPGHGVFVKPSRLTRGPPSMDTQPTTLLR; encoded by the exons ACTTGATCCCAAAGG GAGCCGACAGTCTCTGAAGGTTCGTGAACACAAAGTCCTGGGTCCATACGTGGATGGTTTGTCTCAGCTGGCCGTGACCAACTTTGAG GACATTGAGGTGCTCATGTCGGAGGGGAACAAATCTCGCACAGTGGCAGCCACCAATATGAACGAGGAGAGCAGCCGATCTCACGCCGTCTTCAGTATTATTGTCACACAAACGCTCTATGATCTACAATCTGGG AATTCTGGGGAGAAGGTGAGCAAGATGAGTCTAGTTGACCTGGCAGGAAGTGAACGTGTGTCCAAGACGGGAGCTGCTGGGGAGCGACTAAAAGAAGGAAGCAACATAAACAA GTCCCTGACCACGTTGGGTTGTGTGATTTCTGCACTGGCTGATCAGTCTGCAGGAAAGGGGAAGGGCAAATTTGTGCCTTACAGAGACTCAGTCCTCACCTGGCTGCTCAAG GACAACCTTGGTGGTAACAGCAAGACGGCTATGATAGCCACAGTGAGCCCAGCGGCGGACAACTATGAAGAAACTCTTTCCACTCTGCGTTACGCCGATCGAGCCAAGAGGATCGTCAACCACGCCGTCGTCAACGAAGACCCCAACGCGCGCATCATCCGAGAGCTCCGAGAGGAGGTGGAGAAGCTTAAAGTTCAGCTGTCTCAGGCTGAG TCTTTGAAAGCTCCTGAGCTGAAGGAGAAGCTGCATGAGTCAGAGAAACTCATCATGGAGATGACTGTCACTTGGGAGGAAAAGCTAAGGAAGACTGAGGAGATCGCCACG GAACGCCAAAAGCAACTGGAGAGCATGGGAATCTCTCTTGAAACATCTGGCATTAAAGTGGGCGAAGACAAGTGTTTCCTGGTCAATCTGAATGCGGATCCTGCCTTAAATGAGCTGCTCGTTTACTATCTAAAG GAGCGCACCCATGTCGGCGCTGACACTTCTCAGGACATCCAGCTGTTTGGGATCGGCATCCAGCCGCTGCACTGCGTACTGGAACTGTGCCCGGATGGTGATGTCACCTTGATGCCCATAGGGAACGCCCG GACCTGTGTAAATGGGACAATGATTGATTCTTTGGTTCATCTCTGGCATGGGGATCGTATCTTATGGGGCAACAACCACTTTTTTAG GATCAATTTGCCAAAACGAAAGCGGCGGGACCGTTTGAAGGAGCTGGAGAGGGCCTCTCCTCGGGCCAGCTTTGTGGAGATGGATGTGGAGACGGCCAGTGAGGCATCTTCTGAGCAGGACTACAGTTATGAGTTTGCCCAAATGGAGGTCATCATGAAGACGCTGGGAAACAATG ACCCCATGCAGAATGTGGTCCAGGTCCTGGAAAAGCAGTACCTGGAAGAGAAGCGCACGGCTCTGGAGGAGCAGAGGATAATGTACGAGCGGGAGCTGGAATCGCTTCGGCAACAACTTTCTCCCGAGAAAACGCAACAGCACCACCGCAGCAACAGTGACCGCCTCACGTTCCAGATGCACACAGCGCACAGCAAGATGCAACTGTGGACGGAGGAACG gGATGAACTTTTCCGACACAGTCTTTCTCGCCTGAGGGAACAGGTTCTGAAAGCCAACACCCTGGTGCGAGAGGCCAACTTTTTGGCAGAGGAGATGAGCAAGCTGACCGACTATCAGGTCACTCTTCAGATTCCTGCAGCCAACCTTAGCGCCAACCGCAAG CGTGGAGCAATCGTGAGTGAGCCAGCCATCCAGGTGCGCAGGAAGGGGAGGGGGACTCAGGTGTGGACCATTGAGAAGCTGGAGAACAAGCTGGTGGACATGAGAGACCACTACAGGGACTGGAGGGAAGGCTCAGAGGAAGTG TACAGCAAGGCAAATGGTAAACATTGTGACCCATTTTACGACGCACAAGAGAACCACAACCTAATAGGAGTGGCTAACATTTTTCTGGAGTGCCTCTTCCATGATGTCAAACTGCAATATGCTGTTCCCATCATCAGCCAACAGGGGGAG TTAGCAGGCAGGCTCCATGTGGAGCTGATGCGGGTCAGCGGTGCCGTGCCCGAGCGCCTTTGCGGTGGAGACGATTCCTCCGAAAATTCCAGTGAGAGTAGCTGCTACGAAGTCTTGGACACCAATGGAGAAATTGTTCACATGGCCAAGAGGCTCATTATCAGG GTTCGCATCAGGGAAGCGACAGGGCTGCCCCTCAACTTGTCCAACTTCGTCTTCTGTCAGTACACCTTTTGGGAACACGGAGAACCCACAGTGGCGCCCCCAATGGTGAGCCCGGACAGACCTTCCCCTCGGAGCCCAGATGCACAGTTCAATGTCCAGTTTGATCACTGCAAG gactaTGTTATACATGTGACAGATGACTTTCTGGAGTTCATATCAGACGGAGCGTTGGCAATAGAGGTATGGGGTCATTGCTGTGCTGGGAATGGACGTTCTCCGTGGGAATTAGACGTGCTGGAAGCAAAGACTCAAACGCTCCGAGACAG GTGGAGCGAAGTGTCTCGCAGGATCGAGCTGTGGGTCTCCATCCAGGAGCTCAACGAACAGGGAGAGTACGCCGCTGTGGAGGTGCAGCCTGGAAAAGACATCAGCACGGGAGGAGTCTTCCAACTGCGGCAG GGCCACTCGAGGAGGCTGCACGTCAGCGTGAGGCCGGTCCAAAACTCAGGCACGCTGCCTCTGCTGGTGGAGGCCATGTTGTCTGTCTCGATCGGCTGCGTGACGCTACGCTCCATCAAATTGCAGAGACCCCTCGACACATACCAG AGAGAGGTGCAAGACGATATGGATAGTTATCAG GAGGAAGATCTCAGCTGCGTAAGAGAGCGATGGTCTGAGGCCTTAATCAAACGACGGGAGTACCTCGATGAACAAATCAAGAAGATCATAAACAAACACG AGAAGTCAGAGGAAGACGTCGAGCGTGAAGCCCGCCTGGTGGAACAATGGGTCGGCCTGACCGAGGAGAGAAACGCTGTGCTCGTACCCGCACCTGGAAGTGGCATTCCTGGAGCGCCCGCTGATTG GAGCCCACCTGCTGGAATGGAAGCTCATATCCCAGTCCTCTTCCTTGATTTGAATG CTGATAATCTGACAGTGAATGAGCAGCTGACACATGCTGCAGGCGTTAACTCTATCGTACCCAAGGAGCATGGAAGCCAGTTCTTTTATCTCCCCATTATCAAGCACAGCGAAGAAGAG GTGTCAGCAGTGTGCTCCTGGGACTCATCCATCCACGATTCCGTGCACCTGAATCGGGTCACGTCTCCTCACGAGCGCATCTACCTGATCCTCAAAACCACCGTGCAGCTCAGCCACCCGGCCTCAATGGAGCTGGTGCTTCGCAAGAGGGTCGCCGTCAACATCTACAACAAGCAG AGTTTCACACAGAGTCTCAAAAGGAGAATGTCCCTTAAGAACACGCTTTACTCCTGCGGTGTGACCTATGAGATTGTTTCCAACATACCAAAG gcCTCAGAGGAGCcagaagagagagagactttGGCCCTCATGGCTGCTCGTGCAGACAGCGAGGAGACACAGGATGGAGAAACCTACATTGAGAAATACACCCGGGGAGTTTTGCAAGTGGAGAATATACTCAGCTTGGAGAGGCTGCGGCAG GCTGTGACAGTGAAAGAGGCACTCACTACTAAAGGAAGACATCTCAGAAGAAGCCTCAGCACACCAAATGTACAGCAT TCTTCCTGCAGTAAAACAGACCTGACTGGCTGTGAGGATGAAGACCGCAAAATATGTGAG GACCACTGTGATTATGTTGACAGCTGCAATCTTCAGGATGGCTCTCTCTGCAGCACACCAGTCAAAAGCAAGGAAGGGCCAG AGAGTCCTACATTCTTCAACTCCAGTCCCTTCAAGCTTCTGTCCCCTCAGCCGTCCAAGTTCCTCAAGTCCTTGTTACCTGTCAAGGAGGAGAACAAGGAGAAGAAAGTCCTGGAGGCCCGCCCACTGTTAGGACAAGAG AGCATGCGCTCATGTGTGGACAGCCCTGCACTGCTCCCCCCTCCCTGCCCCTGGCGCAGACCCAGGGCAGGCAGCGAGGGCCACTGCAAGCCTTTCACCCCCACCTGCAGACCGCTCAGCCGCACACTGCCGCGCGCTGCT CAGGAATCGGATGAGGAGGAGCCTACAGTGGATGTGACTCTCAATCTGGACCGAGGCCTTCAAAACGACGGCGCCGGCTTCCGTTCATACATCCCAGAGGACTTTGCCAACTTTGACATCTACAACGCCACCCTGGAGAGTCGCGCTGACCCGAAGGAGCGGAAGGAGGTGTCTCGTAGCCCCACCGCCAGCAGCTGCACCAGCGGTTACTTTTCCCACAGCGCCTCCAACGCCACGCTGTCCGACTTCCCTTTCAGTTCCAGCGAGAGCTCCGATCATCTCAGCTGCACCCCCAGAGAGTCCCACGACGTCGTCGGATGTCACGCCGGGAGGGGCTACGCGCAAACGAAAAGCGTTCCCGCCGGAAGCGATGACCAGCAGAGAACTTTTCCTCTGCCTCAAAACTGCAAGCTCAGCTGCAGTCAGGAGTTCACTGACTTTAAAGGGGCGGATGATACGATTGCAGAAGAGGATTTGGGCGATTTTACAGAAAAATGGGAGCGAGACGAGGGTGAGATGGCCCCAACACTCAAGACGACTACGACGGAAACGTGCGACTCTTCTGATGTCGCTAGTATGACGAACAATTCTGACAAAGCTTCGGCCGCTTTACATAAACATCCTGTTTCAAGTAACACTGTAATTTCCTCCGTTATCACCTCTGCGTCGCCGTCCGCTGTTACCAAAGTCCCGCCCCTCAGAGGAGGAGACCCCCCGATCCGCGAGCCGGCGCAGGGAGACGTGCCCCGCGGGAGCCCCTGTCCCAGCCCCGACCCCAGCAGCACGGAGCCCTCGGGCGACTCCAGCGGGGATGAGAGCGCCCCCGTCGCCCAGCTCCCCGACTGGATGGCGCCCGGGGAGATGGTGTGGGTGGGGAAGAGACGAGGAACCGTCCACTACGTCGGAGGGGTGGAGTTTGCCAAGGGAATCTGGGTTGGGGTCAAACTGGACCTGGCAGTGG GTAAGCACAACGGTACAGTCCAGGGTCGAGTATACTTCCGATGTCCGCCAGGCCACGGCGTGTTCGTGAAACCGTCTCGTCTGACCAGAGGCCCGCCTTCCATGGACACACAACCAACCACCCTCCTCAGATAA